The Hevea brasiliensis isolate MT/VB/25A 57/8 chromosome 9, ASM3005281v1, whole genome shotgun sequence nucleotide sequence aaaaaaaaacatttttttaaactatattattttaaaataatgttattattttaatatttttaaaactttattttttatttttatttttttaattaatatatttaatagagTTTTTAAGACTCGAGAGCCTAGCTTGTTGTTCTGTGGTGAAGTTACCAACCTTGAAAGATAATGCTCATTACTTACAGCTTGGCTTCGCATATGCAAGATcagcaaaattttaaaataataagttGAACATTCTCCATTGACCAAAGAACACTTTTCTTTCCCTCATTGGACAATAATGCAATTTCATTTACCTATCCTCCGTCACTGACCAGTACTCCCCACGAAAGATCACCAGCAAGCTTTCCTTTTCAACTTTTTGTGGAGCCTAGAGTTTGTGGAAATGCACTCCTTTTAACTTAAATATATCATCTATTTTGGCACTTGCCTCCTCATCGTTCCATAACTCGATGCACTATTTGAAATTAATAATAATAGAGATTTGCCAAGTTCTCTAGTGGAGAAGATCAAGATCAAGAGCTATGGGATCAAGTTTATCTGTGTTAGCTTCAATTGCGATTCTTCGTAGTTCATTCAATGAGTTCGTTCCTCAAGAACTGCGAAGTTACTTGTTGGAATTCAGTCGCCGTTTCTCGTCGGAGCATACCGTAGTTGTTAAAGAATCACACGAAGGATCAACAAACCATCTCTTCAATGCATTAGTTACATATCTTGGCAGTAATGCTTCCTGTACTTCCTCTGCCTCTGGTCCTCGACGTCTCACTGTTGGGAAGAACGAGAGCATGAAGGTTCTAACTTATGGTCTGGACAGGAACTCAGAGATTGTTGATGATTTTCATGGTGTTCCCATGAAGTGGGCATACTATACTGATTTCAACTCCGCACTTCATTATGAGTTGAGATGGTATGAGCTTCGGTTTCACAAGCGATATATTGATATGGTCAAGAACAAGTATCTGCCTTACATTCTTGAAATGGCGAAGAAAATTAAGGATCAAAATAGGGTTGTGAAGTTTTTCACTACTCGTGGAGGGAGAGACGGCTGGAGCTCTAAAGGGATCAACCTGGATCATCCCATGACATTTAAAACGCTAGCCATGGATGGAGACCTCAAGCAGAAAGTGGTTGAAGATCTTAATAGCTTCATTCGGGGCAAGGAGTATTACAAGAAGATTGGTAAAGTATGGAAGCGAGGTTACTTATTATATGGTCCTCCAGGAACTGGGAAATCAAGCCTGATAGCTGCCATGGCCAATTTTCTTAACTTTGATATTTATAACTTGAACCTGTCTGCTGTTAACTCTGACTCTTCTCTTGAGTATTTGTTGCTTCATATGTCCAATCGTTCAATTCTTGTGCTGGAGGATATCGACTGCTCCATCATGCTGCAAAACCGTCAAGCAGGAGATCATCAACCAGATAATAATAACCAAATTTCTCGGCCTCAGGTTCTATATCTGTCTACTTGGCTCTTAATATGCTAAAACTGTACTAATCAAAATCCTAAGAGATTGTCACAAGTTATATTTACATTTTAAaactatttattatatttaattgtcTTCCTCATTTTCCTGCTTCACTTCGTTTTCCTCTTGTATTCTAGAAATGCTTTTGTTTTGATGATGAACATTAGCGTAGTACAGGGGGTTATGCAGGGCAATGCCTATGGCACTGTTTATTTAGTTATTGCTTTGGTACAAAGTATTTAACTACTTctattttgattttaatatttctCAAGATTTATGTTCTTTTGAACCAAAAAGTTATTTTTCCCCCATTTGGAGGTCAAATAAGCCATGGTGGGTAGTAACCCATTCCCTTCCACAACTCTCATCACATCACTCCCACTGTACTGGTAGAAGGGAGGACTCAAATCTGAGACTCCTTCTCTCTTTATCGTTAAAGAGTGTAAAGACAAGAATCTGGTTTACGCCTAATTTGCAAACTAACCAAAAAGAGGTTCTTTATGAAAGGCTTCACTTAAGAAATTAAATGATCTTAAGCTTTATAAACCAAAATAAATTAGCAATAGAACAATGTGGGTGTGGCTAACACAAAATACAAGGCCTCTACAGGATATTAGCCATTCAATATGATGTTATATATTGTGTATTAGATCACTAGATCCACAAGATTTGACTTGAACTTGCTACTGTTATGTAGAGTGGGATGCTTCCAATTGTTTGTGATGGTGGAACCACTAGTATCCTAAAGCTGtgtttgttgttgttgttgtgtaAAGGTAACACTCTCTGGCCTTCTAAATGCCATTGATGGCCTACTGTCCTGCTGTGGAGATGAAAGGATTATAATTTTCACTACCAACTACAAAGATCGCATTGATCCTGCCTTGCTAAGAGCAGGTCGTATGGATATGCACATATACCTATCTTACTGCACATTCTCCACCTTCAAGCAGCTAGCAGCCAATTACTTGGATCTATGGGAGCATGATCTCTTTAGTTGTGTTGAAGAGCTTATTAAAGAAGTTGAAGTTAGCCCTGCTGATGTTGCAGGGGAACTGATGAAGAACACAGATCCTATGACTTCTCTAGAAGGACTCATCAAGTTTTTGGAAATCAAGGTAAATTATGatcttttatatttaattttaccaTTTGCAATTGATTTCCCTGCTAATATGACATGATTAAGTTTCTTGATCACTTTCTGCTCCTTTTGCTTCTAGAGTTAGATTATTCTCTTATCTCCATGATAGAAACGTCAGTTGATGCCTTAGTTCATTAAAAGGTAGCATCCCAAAATTATAAGAAATCTCAGTTTTTTTGAAGCGTGAGATTGACTAAGATCATATCTTCACTGCAAGCTTCGGCGTGTTCAGTTGTGCATTCCTTGTGTGTGTATTGCAGCACAAGTATCTTGCAGAATACATAGTTCCATGCCCAACTTTATTTGTtgactttatttattatttttttgctgCCTGGATTGCCTCCAGCAGAAATCAGAAGCAAAATCCTTGGAATCACCTCCCCTAGGATTGCAAGGACATGAGATTAAGTCAGAGCTTGACAGTAACAGCCTTAACGAGAAGGACAAGCACCAACTCCGAAAGTCATGCAAGAACCCTGATTCTGGTGATAGCACCTTCCAAAACCAAAAAGAGGTCAAGTCTCCTGCGGCTTATTCTACTTCATTGAAGGAAAAAGAGTATACAATTAAGGCAGAATTTCAGCCTATCCTTGAAGCTATTCTTTCAAAGCATGGAGACATTGCTGCCAATTGCTCTTTGCACTCTCTTCAATGCCGTTCATCCTTCTTGGAGATTGTTTGTGGCATCGTCCATACACTACAAGCAACAGAGATAAAAAATCTACAACTACTTGAGCTCAAGTCCATGTTAAGTAGCATACGCGATCTAGAATCTGTGGAACTGGAAGTTGGCTGGCTTCGTCAAAAGCTGAATAAGATTATTCAGGCTATGCTACCAGTTGAACAATGTGACACACTACAGGAATTCAAGAGTGAAAATATTCAAGACATAAAGGAGATGGGCAGAAAAGCTGAAGCCTGCAACGCAGACACATTAACGCTACCGAAGGACACCGAAACCATCCCAAGCACTGATGCCAAATTGCGTTGTTTTTCCCACAAGTCATTGGTTGACGGGTTGCTTTGACTCCATTTAGCAGAGAGGTCCGAATAAAAGGGTCCCATGGTAGCACGTGTTTGGATTTGGCTATTATTACTATTAGCCTTTTCAAGAGTAATGGGTCCATTTGGTAAAGAAAATGGGTGAG carries:
- the LOC110659366 gene encoding AAA-ATPase At3g50940 isoform X2, whose product is MGSSLSVLASIAILRSSFNEFVPQELRSYLLEFSRRFSSEHTVVVKESHEGSTNHLFNALVTYLGSNASCTSSASGPRRLTVGKNESMKVLTYGLDRNSEIVDDFHGVPMKWAYYTDFNSALHYELRWYELRFHKRYIDMVKNKYLPYILEMAKKIKDQNRVVKFFTTRGGRDGWSSKGINLDHPMTFKTLAMDGDLKQKVVEDLNSFIRGKEYYKKIGKVWKRGYLLYGPPGTGKSSLIAAMANFLNFDIYNLNLSAVNSDSSLEYLLLHMSNRSILVLEDIDCSIMLQNRQAGDHQPDNNNQISRPQVTLSGLLNAIDGLLSCCGDERIIIFTTNYKDRIDPALLRAGRMDMHIYLSYCTFSTFKQLAANYLDLWEHDLFSCVEELIKEVEVSPADVAGELMKNTDPMTSLEGLIKFLEIKKSEAKSLESPPLGLQGHEIKSELDSNSLNEKDKHQLRKSCKNPDSGDSTFQNQKEVKSPAAYSTSLKEKEYTIKAEFQPILEAILSKHGDIAANCSLHSLQCRSSFLEIVCGIVHTLQATEIKNLQLLELKSMLSSIRDLESVELEVGWLRQKLNKIIQAMLPVEQCDTLQEFKSENIQDIKEMGRKAEACNADTLTLPKDTETIPSTDAKLRCFSHKSLVDGLL
- the LOC110659366 gene encoding AAA-ATPase At3g50940 isoform X1, coding for MGSSLSVLASIAILRSSFNEFVPQELRSYLLEFSRRFSSEHTVVVKESHEGSTNHLFNALVTYLGSNASCTSSASGPRRLTVGKNESMKVLTYGLDRNSEIVDDFHGVPMKWAYYTDFNSALHYELRWYELRFHKRYIDMVKNKYLPYILEMAKKIKDQNRVVKFFTTRGGRDGWSSKGINLDHPMTFKTLAMDGDLKQKVVEDLNSFIRGKEYYKKIGKVWKRGYLLYGPPGTGKSSLIAAMANFLNFDIYNLNLSAVNSDSSLEYLLLHMSNRSILVLEDIDCSIMLQNRQAGDHQPDNNNQISRPQVTLSGLLNAIDGLLSCCGDERIIIFTTNYKDRIDPALLRAGRMDMHIYLSYCTFSTFKQLAANYLDLWEHDLFSCVEELIKEVEVSPADVAGELMKNTDPMTSLEGLIKFLEIKQKSEAKSLESPPLGLQGHEIKSELDSNSLNEKDKHQLRKSCKNPDSGDSTFQNQKEVKSPAAYSTSLKEKEYTIKAEFQPILEAILSKHGDIAANCSLHSLQCRSSFLEIVCGIVHTLQATEIKNLQLLELKSMLSSIRDLESVELEVGWLRQKLNKIIQAMLPVEQCDTLQEFKSENIQDIKEMGRKAEACNADTLTLPKDTETIPSTDAKLRCFSHKSLVDGLL